CCGCCGTCTTCGTAGAGGGCGTCGGCCATGTCGTCTTCCTTCCCGGTGAACTCGGACTCGGCGAGGCGCGCGCCCTGCTCGACGACGAGGACGCGGTAGCCCGCGCGCGCGAGCGGCGCGAGGCCCTCGGCCACGGTGCCTCCGCTGGCGCCGGAGCCGATCACGACGACGTCGTACGCCTTTGTCGTCATGCGCGGCGCGCCTCCCATCCGCGCGCGTCCGCCCGGTAGCCGATCGCGGCCGCCGCCTCGGGCCGCGCGTAATAGCCGAGGAAGACGAGCGTCCGGAGTCCCCAGAACCCGCGCCGGAGAAGGAGGACGGGCGCACGCTCGAGGCCGGAAAGGAACCGGGTGCGTTCCTCCGGCGAAAGAGCCGTGAACGGCCGGCCCCAACGGAGGCGCGGCAGGTGCTCGATCGCGCGGACGAACGTGACGAGCTGGCGCTGAATGCCCGCCGGCTTTTTCGCGAGCGTTTTCTCGACTAGCGCTTCGAGCGCGCTCCAGCCGTCCTCGTCGAGCGCCGAGGCCTCCGGCACGACCGTGACGGCGATGGCGCGGAACGTGTTCCGAACGGGAGCGAGAAGCACGGCGGAAGACTAACCCGGCCCGCGGGGATATGGCACCGGACCGGTCCTGATTGGGCTAGACTTCCCCGTCTGATGGACAGGACCCTCGTCGACGGGCACGGCCGGCGCGTCACTTACGTCCGCATCTCGATCACGGACCGGTGCAACCTGCGCTGCGTCTACTGCATGCCCGAGGACCAGAAGTTCCGTCCCCTCCCGCACCTCCTCACGCGCGAGGAGATCCGCCGGTCCGCCCGCCTCCTGCACGATTTCGGCGTGGAGAAGATCCGGATCACCGGCGGCGAGCCCACGACGCGGCCCGACCTCGTGGACATCGTGCGCGACCTTGGTGAGATCGGCTTTCCGGGCGGCATCGCGCTCTCGACGAACGGCGTCCTCTTCCCGCGCATGGCGCACGACCTCCTCGCGGCGGGGCTCACGAAGGTGAACGTCTCGCTCGACGCGGCCGAGGCCGAGCACTTCCGGAAGATGGCCCGCCGGGACCACTACGCGCCGGTCCGCGAGTCGATCGAGCTCGCGCTCGCGCTACCGTTCCACTCCGTGAAGGTGAACGCCGTCGTCATCCGCGGGTTCAACGACGACCAGATCCTTCCGCTCGCGGCCCTCACGAAGGACAAGAAGCTCGGCGTGCGCTACATCGAGTTCATGCCGTTCGGCGACAACACCTGGAACGAGAGCGACTGGATCGGCTGGCGCGAGGTGTGGGACCGGCTCGCCGCCGCGGGTTTCGTCCTGACGCCCATCGAGAAGACGCTCGTCGCGGGTCCCGCGGACGAATATTCCGTGACGTCTCCCGCCGGGAGCCACACAGGCTCGATCGGGTTCATCACACCGGTCTCCGACCGTTTCTGCGACACCTGCAACCGCATGCGCCTCACGCAGGACGGATTCCTGAAGGGCTGTCTCTTCGGCCACGCGGACGTCGACATCCTGAAGCCGATGCGCGCGGGCGCGAACGACGAGGAGATCGCGGCGCTGATCCAGCGCGCCGCGACCGTCAAGGAAGAGCGGCATCCGATGTTCGTGGGAATGGACAAGGCGATGCTTCCGCTCCACGCGCGGAACATGAGCGAGATCGGCGGCTGAGGCGCCCGTGCGCGTCGCCGTTCTGACGATCTCCGACCGCTCGTACCACGGCGAGCGCGCCGACAAGACGGGCCCCGCGGTCGCCGAGGCGGTTCGCCGCCTCCTGCCCGGAGCCTCCATCGTCGAGCAGACGATTCTTCCCGACGAGAAGGACGACATCGAGTGGAACCTCAAGCGGATCGCGGACACGGCGTCCGCGGACCTCGTCCTCACCGCAGGCGGCACCGGCCTGTCGCCCCGTGACGTGACGCCGCAGGCGACGCAGGCGATCGCCGGCTACGAGGTTCCCGGCATCGGCGAGTTGATGCGAGCCGCCACGCGCGCGGCGCTTCCGGTCGCAATCCTCTCGCGGCAGGTAGCCGCCGTGCGGGAGCGGACGCTCGTCGTGAACCTGCCGGGCTCGCCGCGTGGCGCCGTCGAGTGCCTCGAAGCGGTCGCGGACGTATTGCCGCACGCGGTCACGACTCTGCGCAACGAGGCGGGCGACACGCACCCGGTGCGCGTCGAGCGGGCCTGATCTGTTGACGAGTGCTTTTTCGGTAGGCACGTTTTCCGTTCAAAGTATCCGGTCCGAACCGCCGTTTTTTGGCGCTCGGTCTGGCCTCCTTCTCTAAAGCGTTCACTGGTCGGAGATTCGGCCTTGGCGTGACGCTTGCTATCATTCCTCCGGTAATTCTGTGAACTCCATGAGGGGGCAGCGTTGAATTTCCGCCGAGGCGTCGCGAAGTCCTTGATCGGGCTGCTGCTTCTGTCAGCGGGCCCGGAAGTTATCGCTCAGGACGCTCAGGCCGAGATCACGAACTGGACCGCCCCGCCCTTCTGGAGTCCCGGCGCGGGAAGCCCGGCGGACACGACGGCCACGGGGGGACGCAACGCGCTCGGCCGGCAATCGCTGGCGGGCGGCGCAACGCCGCTCCCGTTCGTCGCTCTCGCCCCCTGCCGGCTCGTCGACACGCGCGGCAACGCGCCGCTGACGGGCGGGTTCCTGCCCGCGGCCACGATCCGCAGCTACACGCTGGTCGGTGTCTGCAACGTGCCCCCGGGAGCCGCGGCGATTTCGCTGAACGCCACGGCCGTCAACACGGTCGGGCCCGGCTTCCTGACACTCTGGCCTGAAGGCGGACCGTTTCCGTCCGTTTCCACGCTGAACTTCCTCGCCGGCGACACTGTCGCCAACGCCGCCGTCGTGCCGCTGAGCGTCACGGGGGGAATCTCGCTTGCGTTCGGTATGGCGGGTGGCGACGTCGTTCTGGACACGAACGGCTACTACGCACCCATTTCGGTCGTGAACAGCCTCAACACGCTCACCGGTGACGTCACCCTGGCTCCAGGCGCAAACATCAGCATCACGCCGTCTGGGAACACGTTGACGATCGCGGCGACGGGCGGGGGCGGGGCGACAGGGCCGACGGGGCCGACAGGCGCAACCGGCGCAACGGGTCCCACTGGTCCGACGGGTGCAACCGGAGCAACCGGTGTGACTGGCCCGACGGGTCCTACCGGGCCCACTGGCTCGACAGGATCGACTGGCGCTACCGGTCCGACTGGTTCAACAGGTGCGACCGGCCCGACTGGTTCCACGGGCGTCACGGGTTCGACTGGCGTCACTGGCTCAACTGGCGCAACGGGTCCGATTGGCCCGACTGGTTCGACTGGTGTTACTGGCTCAACTGGTGCGACGGGCCCGACAGGACCCACCGGCGCGACGGGCGTCACGGGTTCGACTGGCGCAAGCGGCGCGACCGGCTCGACCGGCGGCACGGGTTCCACTGGTGCGAGGGGAGCAACTGGGCCGACCGGCTCGACTGGTGTCACTGGCGCAAGCGGAGCAACCGGACCCACGGGTTCGACGGGCGCGACTGGTTCAACTGGCGCGACGGGCCTGACTGGGCTGACCGGTTCGACAGGTGCGACCGGCTCGACTGGCGCAACGGGTCCGATTGGCCCGACTGGCTCGACCGGCGTCACTGGCGCAAGCGGAGCAACTGGCCCGACTGGCTCGACCGGCGTCACGGGTTCGACTGGCCCGACGGGTCCGACCGGCTCGACCGGCGTCACTGGCGCAAGCGGAGCAACTGGGCCGACCGGTTCGACAGGCGTCACGGGTTCAACTGGCGCGACGGGCCCGACGGGTCCGACAGGTTCAACGGGCGTCATTGGCGCAAGCGGAGCGACCGGACCCACGGGTTCGACGGGCCCGACGGGTCCAACCGGCTCGACTGGCGTCACTGGCGCAAGCGGAGCAACTGGACCGACGGGTTCGACTGGCGTCACGGGTTCGACTGGTGCAACGGGACCGACGGGCCCGACAGGTTCAACGGGTGTTGCTGGCGCAAGCGGCGCGACCGGGCCGACCGGTTCGACGGGCGCTACTGGCGCAAGCGGAGCAACCGGGCCGACCGGTTCGACGGGCGTCACTGGCGCAAGCGGCGTGACCGGACCGACCGGCTCGACGGGCGTCACGGGTTCGACTGGTGCAACGGGACCGACGGGCCCGACAGGTTCAACGGGTGTTGCTGGCGCAAGCGGCGCGACCGGGCCGATCGGTTCGACGGGCGCTACTGGCGCAAGCGGGCCGACCGGTTCGACCGGCGTCACGGGTTCGACCGGCGCAACAGGTCCGATTGGCCCGACTGGTTCGACCGGTGTTACTGGCTCAACTGGCGCAACCGGACCTACCGGCTCGACTGGCGCAACGGGTCCGATTGGCCCGACTGGCTCGACCGGCGTCACTGGCGCAAGCGGAGCAACTGGCCCGACTGGCTCGACCGGCGTCACGGGTTCGACTGGCCCGACGGGGCCGACCGGCTCGACCGGCGTCACTGGCGCAAGCGGAGCAACTGGGCCGACCGGTTCGACAGGCGTCACGGGTTCGACTGGCGCAACGGGCCCGACGGGTCCGACAGGTTCAACGGGCGTCATTGGCGCAAGCGGGAGCGACCGGACCCACGGGTTCGACGGGCCCGACGGGTCCAACCGGCTCGACTGGCGTCACTGGCGCAAGCGGAGCAACTGGACCGACGGGTTCGACCGGCGTCACGGGTTCGACTGGTGCAACGGGACCGACGGGCCCGACAGGTTCAACAGGTGTTGCTGGGGGCGACCGGGCCGACCGGTTCGACGGGCGCTACTGGCGCAAGCGGAGCAACCGGGCCGACCGGTTCGACGGGCGTCACGGGTTCGACTGGCGCGACGGGACCGACAGGGCTGACTGGCTCGACTGGCGCAACGGGTCCGATTGGCCCGACTGGCTCGACCGGCGTCACTGGCGCAAGCGGAGCAACCGGGCCGACAGGTTCGACGGGCGTCACTGGCGCAAGCGGCGTGACCGGACCGACCGGCTCGACGGGCGTCACGGGTTCGACTGGTGCAACGGGACCGACGGGCCCGACTGGTTCAACGGTGTTGCTGGCGCGCGCGCGACCGGGCCGATCGGTTCGACGGGCGCTACTGGCGCAAGCGGGCCGACCGGTTCGACCGGCGTCACCGGGTTCGACCGGCGCAACAGGTCCGATTGGCCCGACTGGTTCCCACCGGTGTTACTGGCTCAACTGGCGCAACCGGACCTACCGGCTCGACAGGCGTCACTGGCTCAGCTGGTGCGACCGGCTCGACTGGCGCAACGGGTCCGATTGGCCCGACCGGTTCGACCGGCATCACGGGTTCAACTGGTGCGACTGGACCGACGGGTTCGACTGGCGTCATTGGCGCAAGCGGAGCAACCGGGCCGACCGGTTCGACGGGCGTCACAGGTTCAACTGGCGCGACGGGACCGACGGGCCCGACCGGTTCAACGGGTGTTACTGGCGCAAGCGGCGCGACCGGGCCGATCGGTTCGACGGGCGTCACTGGCGCAAGCGGGCCGACCGGTTCGACCGGTTCGACCGGCGTCACGGGTTCGACCGGCGCAACAGGTCCGATTGGCCCGACTGGTTCGACCGGTGTTACTGGCTCAACTGGCGCAACCGGACCTACCGGCTCGACAGGCGTCACTGGCTCAACTGGTGCGACCGGCTCGACTGGCGCAACGGGTCCGATTGGCCCGACCGGTTCGACCGGCATCACGGGTTCAACTGGTGCGACTGGACCGACGGGTTCGACTGGCGTCATTGGCGCAAGCGGAGCAACCGGGCCGACCGGTTCGACGGGCGTCACAGGTTCAACTGGCGCGACGGGACCGACGGGCCCGACAGGTTCAACGGGTGTTGCTGGCGCAAGCGGAGCAACCGGGCCGACCGGTTCGACCGGACCCACGGGTTCGACGGGCGCGACTGGTTCCACTGGTGCGACGGGACCGACGGGCCCGATAGGTTCGACTGGCGTCACGGGCGCAAGCGGAGCAACCGGACCCACGGGTTCGACGGGCGTCACAGGTTCGACTGGCGCGACGGGCCCGACTGGGCTGACCGGTTCGACAGGCGTCACTGGCTCAACTGGTGCGACCGGCTCGACTGGCGCAAGCGGCGCGACCGGACCGACCGGCTCGACTGGCGTCACGGGCGCAAGCGGAGCAACCGGGCCGACCGGTTCGACCGGACCCACGGGTTCGACGGGCGCGACTGGTTCAACTGGTGCGACGGGCCCGACAGGACCCACCGGCGCGACG
This sequence is a window from Acidobacteriota bacterium. Protein-coding genes within it:
- the moaA gene encoding GTP 3',8-cyclase MoaA, producing the protein MDRTLVDGHGRRVTYVRISITDRCNLRCVYCMPEDQKFRPLPHLLTREEIRRSARLLHDFGVEKIRITGGEPTTRPDLVDIVRDLGEIGFPGGIALSTNGVLFPRMAHDLLAAGLTKVNVSLDAAEAEHFRKMARRDHYAPVRESIELALALPFHSVKVNAVVIRGFNDDQILPLAALTKDKKLGVRYIEFMPFGDNTWNESDWIGWREVWDRLAAAGFVLTPIEKTLVAGPADEYSVTSPAGSHTGSIGFITPVSDRFCDTCNRMRLTQDGFLKGCLFGHADVDILKPMRAGANDEEIAALIQRAATVKEERHPMFVGMDKAMLPLHARNMSEIGG
- a CDS encoding MogA/MoaB family molybdenum cofactor biosynthesis protein; amino-acid sequence: MRVAVLTISDRSYHGERADKTGPAVAEAVRRLLPGASIVEQTILPDEKDDIEWNLKRIADTASADLVLTAGGTGLSPRDVTPQATQAIAGYEVPGIGELMRAATRAALPVAILSRQVAAVRERTLVVNLPGSPRGAVECLEAVADVLPHAVTTLRNEAGDTHPVRVERA
- a CDS encoding collagen-like protein, translating into MAGGDVVLDTNGYYAPISVVNSLNTLTGDVTLAPGANISITPSGNTLTIAATGGGGATGPTGPTGATGATGPTGPTGATGATGVTGPTGPTGPTGSTGSTGATGPTGSTGATGPTGSTGVTGSTGVTGSTGATGPIGPTGSTGVTGSTGATGPTGPTGATGVTGSTGASGATGSTGGTGSTGARGATGPTGSTGVTGASGATGPTGSTGATGSTGATGLTGLTGSTGATGSTGATGPIGPTGSTGVTGASGATGPTGSTGVTGSTGPTGPTGSTGVTGASGATGPTGSTGVTGSTGATGPTGPTGSTGVIGASGATGPTGSTGPTGPTGSTGVTGASGATGPTGSTGVTGSTGATGPTGPTGSTGVAGASGATGPTGSTGATGASGATGPTGSTGVTGASGVTGPTGSTGVTGSTGATGPTGPTGSTGVAGASGATGPIGSTGATGASGPTGSTGVTGSTGATGPIGPTGSTGVTGSTGATGPTGSTGATGPIGPTGSTGVTGASGATGPTGSTGVTGSTGPTGPTGSTGVTGASGATGPTGSTGVTGSTGATGPTGPTGSTGVIGASGSDRTHGFDGPDGSNRLDWRHWRKRSNWTDGFDRRHGFDWCNGTDGPDRFNRCCWGRPGRPVRRALLAQAEQPGRPVRRASRVRLARRDRQG